From Helicoverpa zea isolate HzStark_Cry1AcR chromosome 23, ilHelZeax1.1, whole genome shotgun sequence, one genomic window encodes:
- the LOC124641677 gene encoding ileal sodium/bile acid cotransporter-like isoform X2 gives MCPIWPLHLIILYLLALCPLWVICQAVPDLTATFMPANLTVNMNEYEYIDFTVTGTGMQAGDQFTLSTLNSHLAAADWNATQLTDEHVQSSTFRGRMKVTGKFLGRTNVTLQARRGTDSYPVKNGFPVIVVRPERVIDTIFVSSVATFVSLIFINFGCAMHWPTVKNVLKRPIGPLIGMCGQFLFMPLMSFGLGFLIFPNNPAMRLGMFFTGVAPGGGASNIWTFILGGNLNLSLAMTSISTLASFGFMPMWLFSLGQVVFRNAQIVVPYMRIATFVIGLLVPLGIGLAMQRFTPKIAAFMVRILKGFSTTLLLFIIVFAIVTNLYIFELFTWEIIVAGMGIPWLGYCFGYAAARVCRQPHEDALAISIETGIQNTGIAIFLLRYALGQPEADLTTVVPVSCAIMTPIPMTCIYIYQKIKACMGALSTEENTRKCWKKTSPPEEIRHSPQSSQPLIFTGNPEKV, from the exons ATGTGTCCCATTTGGCCTCTGCACTTGATAATCCTGTACCTTCTGGCACTATGTCCCCTGTGGGTCATTTGCCAGGCAGTGCCAGACCTGACTGCCACATTCATGCCAGCTAATCTGACTGTCAACATGAACGAGTATGAATATATCGACTTTACTGTTActg GAACGGGAATGCAGGCAGGAGACCAATTCACGTTGTCGACGTTAAATTCACACTTAGCGGCAGCCGATTGGAATGCAACACAGTTAACGGATGAACATGTTCAAAGCAGTACTTTTAGAGGCAGAATGAAGGTCACTGGGAAGTTCTTAG GCAGAACAAATGTAACTTTACAAGCACGCCGCGGTACCGACAGCTACCCAGTGAAGAATGGCTTCCCGGTCATCGTAGTCAGGCCTGAAAGGGTCATAGACACGATATTCGTTTCCTCTGTCGCCACATTT GTATCGCTGATCTTCATAAACTTCGGTTGTGCTATGCACTGGCCTACGGTGAAAAATGTACTCAAAAGACCAATAGGACCGCTTATAGGAATGTGTGGTCAGTTCCTGTTCATGCCACTG ATGTCATTCGGTCTAGGTTTCCTAATATTCCCGAACAACCCAGCCATGCGTTTGGGCATGTTCTTCACGGGAGTCGCGCCCGGCGGTGGTGCTTCAAATATTTGGACTTTCATATTGGGAGGAAACCTTAATTTGTCACTTGCTATGACTTCAATCTCTACTTTGGCGTCTTTCG GTTTCATGCCAATGTGGCTATTCTCCCTCGGCCAAGTGGTATTCCGGAACGCGCAAATAGTGGTTCCTTACATGCGTATAGCAACCTTCGTGATCGGTCTACTAGTACCTCTGGGCATAGGGCTGGCCATGCAACGTTTCACTCCTAAGATTGCGGCCTTCATGGTGCGAATCCTCAAAGGGTTCTCGACAACCCTATTGCTGTTCATCATTGTCTTTGCTATAGTGACGAATTTGTATATCTTCGAGTTGTTCACTTGGGAG ATCATAGTAGCCGGCATGGGTATCCCATGGCTGGGCTACTGCTTCGGCTACGCGGCGGCGCGAGTGTGCCGGCAGCCACATGAAGACGCACTGGCCATCTCTATAGAGACCGGTATTCAGAACACTGGTATTGCCATCTTTTTGCTCCGGTATGCTCTTGGACAGCCTGAGGCTGATCTTACTACAG TGGTACCCGTGTCATGTGCCATCATGACTCCAATTCCTATGACTTGCATCTACATCTACCAGAAGATAAAAGCTTG